The DNA sequence CGCCCCTGATCGTGCGTACAGCCCATGCCCCCGACATCACCGAACAGCCGCTTTGGAGCGTGCCTATGGGCGCCACGCCGACCATCGGCACGCCTTTGAACGGACATTAAATGGGGAATGACGGAATGCAGACCTGGTTGTGCCTGTCCGGCGGAAACGCATTGGGGGCCTTTCATGCCGGCGCATGGAAGGCCATTCAGGACGCAGCGCTGAACGTCACACGCATCTCGGGCGCCTCGATCGGGGCGATCGTCGCCGCGGTCATCGCGGGCAATCCGCCAGACCGGCGTGTCGAAAGCCTGGACCGCTTTCTCAACGACATCGCTCAGTCTGCCTTGTCCGGAAGCGGGCGCCGCCGGTTGGTCACGGGCACGTTGCTGTTCGGAAACCCTGCGCTGTTCAGCCCATCGGTCCCCGGGTTGGCCGAGATCCTCCCCGGCGTGCCGCCCGACAGGGCAGTCTTCCATCGCAGGGCGACCCGTCGGCTGATCGAGGACTATGTGGATTTCGATCTGCTGAACGCGGGTGGCATCGAGGTCACCGTGACCGCGACGGATGCCGAAACCGGCACCGTGGAGGCGTTCCGCAATACGGTGGAACCGCTGACGGTGGATCATCTTATGGCCAGCAGCGCATTGCCGGTCCTGTTCCCCCCTGTCACCCTGAACGGGCGGCATTTCATGGATGCGGGCCTGGCCGAGAACCTGCCCCTGACCCCGCTGCTGGATCGCGATGACGACGCCCTGATCCTGGCCTGCGATCTGTACAGTGCAGCGGGGCCGCTGCGCCAGACGATGGACGGCATCGCCGACCGGGCACAGGAGCTTGCCTTCGGGTGCCAGTCGCGCCGCGAGATCGCGGCGTGCGACCTGACCGGACGTCGCTTTCATCATGTCATCCTGTCGGACCCCGAGGACGACTTTTCCGGAAAGTCCTTCGATTACAGCCAGGCGTCGCTGCGCCGCCGATCCAAGCTGGGACATACGCTGATGGCCCAGGCGCTTGAGAGCATCATCGCTGAACCCCCGACATGAGAGGCCCATCGTGATCCCACCCCGACTGCACGCCGCGCTTGATGCCGTGTCCGCGGCCCTGCTGGTCCTGGGGCCGGCATCCATGAGACGAAACGCCGGCCTTCGGGCGCCGTTGACCGCCATCGGATTGGGGGTGGCCGCGTATTCGCTGGCGACATCCTATCGCGGTCGCTCGCCCGGGCGGCCGATCCGCATGGACCAGCACCGGTTATTGGATGCCGCGCAGGGTGCGGCCTGCCTTGCCTTGGCGCGCGACGTGGACGACCAGACGGTGCGCACGATGCTGCGCGGCTATGGGGCGTTCTCGCTGGCGGTGGCGGCAGCGTCCTCGCCCCCCGGACCGGCCGGCATTGCCATCCCTGCGGAGGCTTCGGCGACTGATCTTGGCGACGATCTGGCCTGTTTGCGCTGCGGCATCGTCAATGTCGCGTTCATCGGTGCTGCCGGTGCCGGCGACCGGAACTGGTATCTGGTCGATGCGGGCGTACCGGGTTCGGCCGCGGCCATCCTGCAGGCGGCACGACGGCGCTATGGCGCATCCCGCCCCGCCGCGATCCTGCTGACGCATGGGCATTTCGATCATGTGGGCGCGTTGCATCAACTGGCAGAGACATGGGGCGCGCCCATCTATGCCCACCCGGCCGAGCATCCCTTTCTGACCGGCCGCCAAGCCTATCCCCCTGCAGCCCCCGAGGTCGGGGGCGGTATGATGGCGGAACTGTCCTGGCTGTTCCCTCGGCATCCGATCGACGTGTCGCGCCATCTTCGGGCCCTGCCGGAGGATGGCCGCATTCCGGGTCTGGAGGATTGGCGGTGGATCCATACGCCCGGC is a window from the Paracoccus marcusii genome containing:
- a CDS encoding MBL fold metallo-hydrolase, translated to MIPPRLHAALDAVSAALLVLGPASMRRNAGLRAPLTAIGLGVAAYSLATSYRGRSPGRPIRMDQHRLLDAAQGAACLALARDVDDQTVRTMLRGYGAFSLAVAAASSPPGPAGIAIPAEASATDLGDDLACLRCGIVNVAFIGAAGAGDRNWYLVDAGVPGSAAAILQAARRRYGASRPAAILLTHGHFDHVGALHQLAETWGAPIYAHPAEHPFLTGRQAYPPAAPEVGGGMMAELSWLFPRHPIDVSRHLRALPEDGRIPGLEDWRWIHTPGHTPGHVSFWNVGTRALLAGDAVITTRQESLGGALLPQAHLQGPPAYFTPDWAAADLSVRRLADLEPRIMVTGHGPALQGDALSERLHALATTFRQHALPNDSRYLRQPS
- a CDS encoding patatin-like phospholipase family protein; this translates as MQTWLCLSGGNALGAFHAGAWKAIQDAALNVTRISGASIGAIVAAVIAGNPPDRRVESLDRFLNDIAQSALSGSGRRRLVTGTLLFGNPALFSPSVPGLAEILPGVPPDRAVFHRRATRRLIEDYVDFDLLNAGGIEVTVTATDAETGTVEAFRNTVEPLTVDHLMASSALPVLFPPVTLNGRHFMDAGLAENLPLTPLLDRDDDALILACDLYSAAGPLRQTMDGIADRAQELAFGCQSRREIAACDLTGRRFHHVILSDPEDDFSGKSFDYSQASLRRRSKLGHTLMAQALESIIAEPPT